GTTCTGCTCGGTCAGCACGGTAAAGTTTTCCTCCGCCCACTGGCAGCAGGTCTGCAGGTCCAGGGGCAGTGCCCGTTCAATGATGATGCGCAGCACCCCGAGGGCGGCGCGACGCAGGGCAAACGGGTCCCGGGTTCCGGACGGTGGCTGGTTGATGCCGAACAGGCCTACCAGCGAGTCGAGCCGGTCGGCAATGGCCACGGCGCAACCGGTCAGGGTGGTGGGCAGGTCGTCACCCGCAAAACGCGGCATGTACTGCTCGTTCAGGGCCTTGGCCACATCCGCCGGTTCGCCGTCGTTGGCGGCGTAATACTGGCCCATGATGCCCTGCAGGTCGGTGAACTCCAGCACCATCTCGGTAACCAGGTCGGTCTTGGCCAGCATGGCGGCGCGCTCGGCCAGAGCCGGATCGCTGCCGATGGCATCGGCGATTTTCTTCGCCAGTGCCGCAACCCGCACGGATTTATCGTGGATGCTGCCGAGCTTTTCCTGGAACACGATCGGCCTGAGGGCGTCGATGCGATCCTCGAGCCGTGTCTTGCGGTCGGTTTCGTAGAAGAACGCCGCGTCCGACAGCCGGGGCCGGATCACTTTCTCGTTGCCGGCGATGACCTGGGCCGGATCCTTGCTTTCGATGTTCGCCACCGTGATGAACAGCGGCAGCATTTCGCCATCAGCAGCCACCACGTGGAAGTACTTCTGGTGTTCCTTCATGGAGGAAATCAGCGCCTCGGCCGGTACCTCCAGGAAGCGTTCTTCAAAACGGCCCATCAGCGGCACCGGCCATTCGTTCAGGGCGGTGACTTCGTCCAGCAGGTCTTCGTCAATCACGGCCTTGCCGCCGGATTCCTTTTCGGCCAGGGCGGCGACGCCGGCGCGGATCTGCTCGCGGCGCTCGGCGAAGTCGGCAATCACATAGCCTTCCTGCTTGAGCACCACTTCGTAGTCGCTGGGGGTCGGCACAATCAGCTTTTTCGGGCAGTGGAAGCGATGGCCACGGGTCTTGTTGCCCGGAGACAGGCCCATGATCGGCGTTTCAATGACCTTGTTGCCGAACAGCAGCACCACCCAGTGTACCGGGCGGACAAATTCGGTGCGGTGGGCACCCCAGCGCATGCGTTTGGGGATCGGCAGGGCAGCCAGTGATTGCTCCACCAGCTCCGGCATGAGTTCCACGGTGGGCTTGCCCTGCTCCACGGTGCGGTAAACCACCCAGGCGCCCTTGTCGGTTTCCAGAGTGTCGAGCTGGTCCGGGGTCACGCCCAGGGACGTGGCGAAGCCGGTCAGGGCCCGGGTCGGGTTGCCGGCGTCATCAAAGGCGGCCTTCACGGCCGGACCACGCTTTTCCACCGGCTTGTCCGGCTGGGCATCGGCCAGGTCGCGCACGCGCACGGCCAGGCGTCGGGGCGCGGCAAAGGCTTCCACCTTGCCAAAAGCAATGCCGGCCTCTTCCAGACCGCGGGCAATGCCCTGGGTGAAGGCATCAGACAGCGGCTTGAGGGCCTTGGGAGGCAGCTCTTCGGTGCCCAGTTCGACCAGAAAATCCTGTGTTGCCATGATTACGCGTTCCCCTGTTCCTGCTGTGCCTTCTTCGCTTTCTTGCCCTTCTTACCGTTGGCCTTGTCGTCGGCGGCCTCAACGGCTGCCAGCACTTCCTTGCGCAGGGCCTCGGGCGCCAGCGGGAAGCCGAGCGAGCGACGGCTGTCGAAGTAGGCCTGGGCCACTGAACGGGCCAGGGTGCGAACCCGCAGGATGAAACGCTGGCGCTCGGTCACCGAGATGGCGTGTCGGGCGTCCAGCAGGTTGAAGGTGTGGGAGGCCTTGAGAACCTGCTCGTAGGCCGGCAGTGCCAGGCCGGCGTCGATCAGCCGGGCGCTTTCACGCTCGTGAACATCGAAGCTGTGGAACAGGAATTCAGTGTCGGCATGCTCGAAGTTGTAAGTGGACATTTCCACTTCCTGCTGGTGGAACACGTCGCCGTAAGTCACCACGCCGTCCGGGCCCTTTGTCCACACCAGGTCGTAGACGCTGTCGACGCCCTGCAGGTACATGGCGATGCGCTCAAGCCCGTAAGTCAGTTCGCCGGTGACCGGGTAGCATTCCAGACCACCCACCTGCTGGAAGTAGGTGAACTGGGTCACTTCCATGCCGTTCAGCCAGATTTCCCAGCCCAGGCCCCAGGCGCCGAGTGTCGGCGATTCCCAGTTGTCTTCCACGAAGCGGATGTCGTGCACCAGCGGATCCAGCCCCAGGGCCCGGAGCGAATCGAGATACAGTTCCTGGATGTTGTCCGGTGACGGCTTGAGCACCACCTGGAACTGGTAATAGTGCTGCAGGCGGTTCGGGT
The nucleotide sequence above comes from Marinobacter gudaonensis. Encoded proteins:
- the glyS gene encoding glycine--tRNA ligase subunit beta; this encodes MATQDFLVELGTEELPPKALKPLSDAFTQGIARGLEEAGIAFGKVEAFAAPRRLAVRVRDLADAQPDKPVEKRGPAVKAAFDDAGNPTRALTGFATSLGVTPDQLDTLETDKGAWVVYRTVEQGKPTVELMPELVEQSLAALPIPKRMRWGAHRTEFVRPVHWVVLLFGNKVIETPIMGLSPGNKTRGHRFHCPKKLIVPTPSDYEVVLKQEGYVIADFAERREQIRAGVAALAEKESGGKAVIDEDLLDEVTALNEWPVPLMGRFEERFLEVPAEALISSMKEHQKYFHVVAADGEMLPLFITVANIESKDPAQVIAGNEKVIRPRLSDAAFFYETDRKTRLEDRIDALRPIVFQEKLGSIHDKSVRVAALAKKIADAIGSDPALAERAAMLAKTDLVTEMVLEFTDLQGIMGQYYAANDGEPADVAKALNEQYMPRFAGDDLPTTLTGCAVAIADRLDSLVGLFGINQPPSGTRDPFALRRAALGVLRIIIERALPLDLQTCCQWAEENFTVLTEQNTASTVVDYMLERFRAHYEEQGIGAEVYLAVHARRPTRPLDFDRRVKAVEAFRQLPEAQALAGANKRVSNILTKQGGDSVGETVDASLLQDSAEKALAEQVEAQADKVVPLFEAGDYASALSSLASLREPVDNFFDEVMVMADDEAIRNNRLALLNRLRNLFLRVADISLLPTAG
- the glyQ gene encoding glycine--tRNA ligase subunit alpha, coding for MTDKATNTSAPDIKTFQGLILALQNFWAQHGCVVLQPLDMEVGAGTFHPATFLRAIGPETWNAAYVQPSRRPTDGRYGENPNRLQHYYQFQVVLKPSPDNIQELYLDSLRALGLDPLVHDIRFVEDNWESPTLGAWGLGWEIWLNGMEVTQFTYFQQVGGLECYPVTGELTYGLERIAMYLQGVDSVYDLVWTKGPDGVVTYGDVFHQQEVEMSTYNFEHADTEFLFHSFDVHERESARLIDAGLALPAYEQVLKASHTFNLLDARHAISVTERQRFILRVRTLARSVAQAYFDSRRSLGFPLAPEALRKEVLAAVEAADDKANGKKGKKAKKAQQEQGNA